One stretch of Arachis hypogaea cultivar Tifrunner chromosome 20, arahy.Tifrunner.gnm2.J5K5, whole genome shotgun sequence DNA includes these proteins:
- the LOC112785369 gene encoding uncharacterized mitochondrial protein AtMg00810-like, giving the protein MNLIDGGQYEGSEQVSGGNGKGSSQLEIQQLASQLHSVFSLKDSGEMSYFLGIEDLLKKAAMNDAKGMPTPMTSALKRFASGGAKVQNPQLYRSIVGGLQYATISRPDITFVVNKAAQFMHEPLESHWKAVKRILSDIDDRKSTNGFCIYLDPNLWKASGTVEGPTISDSAGIEVDNEID; this is encoded by the exons ATGAATCTCATTGATGGTGGCCAATATGAGGGTTCAGAACAGGTCTCTGGAGGTAATGGAAAAG GAAGCTCTCAGTTAGAAATTCAGCAATTGGCCTCTCAGTTACATAGTGTCTTCTCACTCAAGGATTCAGGTGAAATGAGCTATTTCCTTGGAATTGAG GATTTGCTGAAGAAGGCTGCCATGAATGATGCAAAAGGCATGCCAACCCCTATGACTTCAGCACTAAAACGTTTTGCATCAGGTGGTGCCAAAGTTCAGAATCCACAACTATACAGGTCAATCGTTGGTGGGCTGCAATATGCAACCATTTCTAGGCCTGACATCACCTTTGTAGTAAACAAGGCTGCCCAATTCATGCATGAACCACTTGAAAGTCACTGGAAGGCAGTCAAAAGGATATTGAG TGACATTGATGATAGAAAGTCCACCAATGGTTTCTGCATCTACCTGGATCCGAACCTG TGGAAGGCATCTGGTACAGTAGAAGGTCCCACAATCAGTGATAGTGCGGGAATCGAGGTTGATAATGAGATTGATTAG